A single genomic interval of Microbacterium sp. BLY harbors:
- the corA gene encoding magnesium/cobalt transporter CorA: MAIVDNAIYVDGVRTENPQSLSETFERIRARRGMGWIGLYRPSPEEIRAVADEFGIHELVVEDALSGHQRSKLERYGDVLFMVLRPARYLDEREEVEFGEVHVLVGPDFVVTIRHAESPDLGRVRRRLEADPALLAHGPEAVLYAILDEVVDEYSPVLAGLENDIDEIESQLFEEDADATQRIYDLGREVIDFQRATQPLAGMLEALLRGSDKYRVSEELQRYLRDVLDHTLRVSDKATTFRTVLDNALTVESTIVARRQNDEMRRMTELSIRQNDEVKKISGWAAILFAPTLVGTVYGMNFDHMPELHWVLGYPMAVLLMVAMGVGLYAAFKRKGWL, from the coding sequence ATGGCGATCGTCGACAACGCGATCTACGTGGACGGGGTGCGCACCGAGAACCCGCAGAGCCTGAGCGAGACGTTCGAGCGCATCCGCGCCCGCCGCGGCATGGGCTGGATCGGCCTCTACCGGCCGAGCCCGGAGGAGATCCGGGCGGTCGCCGACGAGTTCGGCATCCATGAGCTCGTGGTCGAGGACGCGCTCTCCGGGCACCAGCGCTCCAAGCTCGAGCGCTACGGCGACGTGCTGTTCATGGTGCTGCGTCCGGCCCGCTACCTCGACGAGCGCGAGGAGGTCGAGTTCGGCGAGGTGCACGTGCTCGTCGGACCGGACTTCGTGGTCACCATCCGCCACGCGGAGTCACCCGACCTCGGCCGGGTCCGCCGCCGGCTGGAAGCCGATCCCGCCCTGCTCGCGCACGGCCCCGAGGCGGTGCTGTACGCGATCCTCGACGAGGTCGTGGACGAATACTCCCCGGTGCTCGCGGGCCTCGAGAACGACATCGACGAGATCGAGAGCCAGCTGTTCGAGGAGGACGCCGACGCGACGCAGCGGATCTACGACCTCGGCCGCGAGGTGATCGACTTCCAGCGGGCGACGCAGCCGTTGGCCGGGATGCTGGAGGCGCTGCTGCGCGGTTCCGACAAGTACCGCGTCAGCGAGGAGCTCCAGCGGTACCTGCGGGACGTGCTGGATCACACGCTGCGCGTGAGCGACAAGGCGACGACCTTCCGCACCGTGCTCGACAACGCCCTCACCGTCGAGTCGACCATCGTCGCCCGGCGCCAGAACGACGAGATGCGCCGGATGACGGAGCTGAGCATCCGCCAGAACGACGAGGTGAAGAAGATCTCCGGGTGGGCGGCCATCCTGTTCGCGCCGACGCTCGTCGGCACGGTCTACGGCATGAACTTCGATCACATGCCGGAACTCCACTGGGTGCTCGGCTACCCGATGGCCGTGCTGCTGATGGTGGCGATGGGCGTGGGACTGTACGCGGCCTTCAAGCGCAAGGGCTGGCTGTAG
- a CDS encoding FGGY family carbohydrate kinase — MELVAGIDSSTQSCKVVIADAVSGRVIREGRAPHPPGTEVDPEEWWRALQAAIVAAGGFDDVRAWAISGQQHGMVTLDAQGRVVRPALLWNDLRSADAAAALIAEHGAAALAERTGLVPVPSFTLTKVRWLREHEPANARRVAAVALPHDWLTWRLRGFGPQSARGPVLEELVTDRSEASGTGYWTDAGYDRELFRAALGQDAILPRVLAHDAAVLDDRGRPVGPGSGDNAGAALGLGAGVGDLVLSLGTSGTAFATSAHRTVDPTGTVAGFADAAGGHLPLVATVNAARVLDVVAALLGVDHEGLGRLALAAEPGAGGLVLEPYFEGERTPNLPDATGTLFGMTLGSTTRENLARAAFEGVLGGLRYGLDAIRGLRVPAERGILIGGGARSAAVRAIAPLILDIPIDAPPPGEYVAWGMARQAARTLGRELPPAA, encoded by the coding sequence ATGGAACTCGTGGCGGGAATCGACTCCTCGACGCAGTCCTGCAAAGTCGTCATCGCCGACGCGGTCTCCGGCCGGGTCATCCGGGAGGGCCGCGCGCCCCACCCGCCGGGGACCGAGGTCGACCCCGAGGAGTGGTGGCGTGCCCTGCAGGCGGCGATCGTGGCCGCAGGCGGCTTCGACGACGTCCGCGCGTGGGCGATCAGCGGCCAGCAGCACGGCATGGTCACGCTCGACGCGCAGGGCCGGGTCGTCCGGCCCGCGCTGCTGTGGAACGATCTGCGGTCGGCCGATGCCGCCGCCGCCCTCATCGCCGAGCACGGTGCGGCGGCACTCGCCGAGCGCACGGGACTCGTGCCCGTGCCCTCCTTCACGCTCACCAAGGTGCGCTGGCTGCGGGAGCACGAGCCCGCGAACGCGCGCCGGGTGGCGGCGGTGGCGCTCCCGCACGACTGGCTCACGTGGCGCCTGCGCGGGTTCGGACCGCAGAGCGCCCGCGGGCCTGTGCTGGAGGAGCTCGTGACCGATCGTTCCGAGGCGTCGGGGACCGGGTACTGGACCGACGCCGGCTACGATCGCGAGCTGTTCCGCGCGGCGCTCGGACAGGACGCGATCCTGCCGCGGGTGCTGGCGCACGACGCGGCCGTCCTGGACGACAGAGGACGGCCCGTCGGCCCCGGATCCGGCGACAACGCGGGCGCCGCCCTCGGCCTCGGTGCGGGCGTGGGCGACCTCGTGCTCTCCCTCGGGACGAGCGGCACGGCCTTCGCGACGAGCGCGCACCGCACGGTCGATCCCACCGGCACCGTGGCGGGCTTCGCGGATGCGGCCGGCGGGCATCTGCCCCTCGTCGCCACGGTGAACGCCGCCCGGGTGCTCGACGTGGTCGCGGCCCTCCTCGGCGTCGACCACGAGGGCCTCGGCCGGCTCGCGCTCGCCGCGGAGCCCGGCGCGGGCGGGCTGGTGCTCGAGCCGTACTTCGAGGGAGAGCGCACGCCGAACCTCCCCGACGCGACCGGGACCCTCTTCGGCATGACGCTCGGGTCGACGACGCGCGAGAACCTCGCCCGTGCGGCGTTCGAAGGGGTGCTCGGCGGTCTGCGCTACGGCCTCGACGCCATCCGCGGCCTCCGGGTGCCGGCGGAGCGCGGAATCCTCATCGGCGGCGGTGCCCGGTCGGCGGCCGTGCGGGCGATCGCGCCGCTGATCCTGGACATCCCGATCGACGCGCCGCCTCCCGGCGAATACGTGGCCTGGGGCATGGCCCGCCAGGCGGCGCGGACGCTCGGGCGGGAGCTGCCTCCGGCCGCCTGA
- a CDS encoding DUF2470 domain-containing protein, with protein sequence MPHDFDADVIAAVLRHMNDDHTDDNLLIARAFAAPSADEVEGSVMTGFDGEAGVWEITRGGTTAELRVPWPGGAITERAQVRREIVALYDAACARLGVEPRPHA encoded by the coding sequence GTGCCCCATGACTTCGATGCCGACGTGATCGCCGCCGTCCTCCGCCACATGAACGACGACCACACCGACGACAACCTGCTCATCGCCCGCGCCTTCGCCGCGCCGTCCGCCGACGAGGTCGAAGGATCCGTCATGACGGGCTTCGACGGGGAGGCCGGCGTGTGGGAGATCACCCGCGGGGGGACGACGGCGGAGCTCCGGGTGCCGTGGCCCGGCGGCGCGATCACCGAGCGCGCCCAGGTGCGCCGCGAGATCGTCGCCCTGTACGACGCGGCCTGCGCCCGCCTGGGCGTCGAGCCGCGTCCGCACGCCTGA
- a CDS encoding acyltransferase family protein, which translates to MLPSEPSSRARVRARPHVRGLTGLRALAVLGVLGFHLAPAAVPGGFIGVDVFFVVSGFIVTRLLLQELARTGRIGMGAFWARRARRILPALGTMIAVIVPLAFVVDSDLLTGIRRQLIGALTFSFNWLSIAAEGDYFADEQPDIFMNLWSLAVEEQFYVLSPLLVVLALVGFGMRRRALVAGALTLAAASAVAMGVLSGDPFGSPTRAYFGTDTHAFGLLIGAALAAALGPDDIAVPSRRSRVARTVVGGAALGVLVTIAVTMSSAGGFPARGGLLLASIAAAGLVWSAATVPVLGRCLDMRPLRWVGERSYALYLWHWPLLLILSATPLVDVPPLLVIATVVLSVAAASASYVFVESPFRRATRPGLRADRPRVAARVTAGALAGVLAIAALGIAVVRGDASGAEQLVARGRHAVEAPPSPAASDTPTADAPAARKPSSAPSAAPRMPAVRGADITAIGDSVMLAAAPALQQGFPGIAIDAAVSRSMWAAADILARHVDAGALRRYVVIGLATNGEVPIGVLEKARAIIGPDRVLVLVTGHADRGWVASANATLAAFAAGSPRTVVADWDAAIAARPGALARDGIHPQPEGGVIYADVVRRAIAAARAAGPGAP; encoded by the coding sequence ATGCTCCCCTCCGAACCGTCGTCCCGCGCACGCGTCCGGGCGCGCCCGCACGTCCGGGGCCTCACCGGCCTGCGGGCGCTGGCGGTCCTCGGTGTCCTCGGCTTCCATCTGGCCCCCGCAGCGGTGCCCGGAGGGTTCATCGGGGTCGACGTGTTCTTCGTCGTGAGCGGGTTCATCGTCACCCGGCTGCTGCTGCAGGAGCTGGCCCGCACGGGTCGCATTGGGATGGGGGCCTTCTGGGCGCGGCGCGCGCGACGGATCCTCCCCGCTCTCGGGACGATGATCGCCGTCATCGTTCCGCTGGCCTTCGTGGTGGACTCCGACCTGCTGACCGGCATCCGGCGTCAGCTCATCGGGGCGCTCACCTTCAGCTTCAACTGGTTGTCGATCGCCGCCGAGGGGGACTACTTCGCCGACGAACAGCCCGACATCTTCATGAACCTGTGGTCGCTCGCGGTCGAGGAGCAGTTCTACGTCCTGAGCCCCCTGCTGGTCGTGCTCGCCCTCGTCGGCTTCGGGATGCGGCGTCGCGCCCTCGTGGCCGGGGCGCTCACGCTGGCGGCGGCGTCGGCCGTCGCGATGGGGGTTCTCAGCGGCGATCCGTTCGGCTCCCCGACCCGGGCGTATTTCGGCACGGACACGCACGCCTTCGGGCTGCTGATCGGCGCCGCGCTCGCGGCCGCCCTGGGCCCGGATGACATCGCCGTGCCGTCCCGTCGCTCGCGCGTCGCCCGGACCGTCGTCGGGGGCGCCGCCCTAGGAGTCCTGGTCACGATCGCCGTCACGATGTCGTCTGCGGGAGGCTTCCCGGCGCGAGGAGGCCTGCTGCTCGCGAGCATCGCCGCTGCCGGCCTGGTGTGGTCGGCGGCGACCGTGCCGGTGCTCGGCCGCTGCCTCGACATGCGGCCCCTGCGCTGGGTGGGGGAGCGCTCCTACGCGCTCTACCTGTGGCATTGGCCGCTGCTGCTGATCCTCAGCGCCACCCCGCTGGTCGACGTCCCTCCGCTGCTCGTGATCGCGACAGTCGTGCTGAGTGTCGCCGCAGCCTCCGCCTCGTACGTGTTCGTCGAGAGTCCCTTCCGGCGCGCGACACGGCCGGGGCTGCGCGCGGACCGGCCTCGCGTGGCGGCCCGGGTCACGGCCGGCGCGCTGGCGGGGGTCCTCGCGATCGCCGCGCTCGGGATCGCGGTGGTGCGGGGCGATGCGTCGGGGGCGGAGCAGCTCGTGGCGCGCGGCAGGCACGCCGTCGAGGCGCCGCCGTCACCCGCCGCGAGCGACACCCCGACGGCCGACGCGCCGGCGGCTCGGAAGCCCTCGTCGGCACCGTCCGCTGCTCCGCGGATGCCCGCGGTGCGGGGTGCCGACATCACCGCGATCGGAGACTCCGTCATGCTCGCGGCGGCGCCGGCCCTGCAACAGGGGTTCCCGGGGATCGCGATCGACGCCGCCGTGTCCCGCAGCATGTGGGCGGCCGCCGACATCCTGGCGCGCCACGTCGATGCCGGCGCCCTCCGCCGGTACGTGGTGATCGGTCTCGCGACGAACGGCGAGGTCCCCATCGGGGTCCTCGAGAAGGCACGGGCGATCATCGGCCCCGACCGCGTCCTCGTGCTCGTGACGGGCCACGCCGACCGCGGGTGGGTCGCCTCCGCGAATGCGACGCTCGCCGCCTTCGCTGCAGGCTCCCCACGGACGGTCGTCGCGGACTGGGACGCCGCGATCGCCGCCCGCCCCGGCGCACTCGCGCGGGACGGGATCCACCCCCAGCCGGAGGGCGGGGTGATCTACGCGGACGTCGTCCGTCGCGCGATCGCCGCGGCGCGTGCCGCCGGGCCGGGCGCCCCCTGA
- a CDS encoding heme oxygenase (biliverdin-producing) gives MSEILSFSAALRERSSGSHSRSETAGFMSDLLKGEGSREDYIALVAQHYFIYDALESAGERMRQDPVASVFLSDKLTRLPALEADLAFLLGPDWRDRIAPLPTTQRYVERIRQVGSTWAGGFVAHHYTRYLGDLSGGLFIGRVMARRFGFETNGIGFYLFDDIADPSAFKDVYREQLDAAPWDEAERERVIDEVLLAYRFNTELFEDLDRARVAA, from the coding sequence ATGTCCGAGATCCTCTCCTTCTCCGCCGCCCTCCGCGAGCGCTCCTCCGGGTCGCACTCCCGCAGCGAGACGGCCGGCTTCATGTCCGACCTGCTCAAGGGCGAGGGGTCGCGCGAGGACTACATCGCGCTGGTCGCGCAGCACTACTTCATCTACGACGCACTGGAGAGCGCCGGCGAGCGCATGCGCCAGGACCCGGTGGCGTCCGTGTTCCTCAGCGACAAGCTCACGCGGCTGCCCGCCCTGGAGGCGGACCTCGCCTTCCTCCTCGGCCCCGACTGGCGCGACCGGATCGCCCCGCTGCCCACCACCCAGCGGTATGTGGAGCGGATCCGCCAGGTCGGCAGCACCTGGGCCGGCGGGTTCGTCGCGCACCACTACACCCGCTACCTCGGCGACCTGTCCGGCGGCCTCTTCATCGGCCGGGTGATGGCCCGCCGCTTCGGCTTCGAGACGAACGGCATCGGCTTCTACCTGTTCGACGACATCGCCGACCCGTCCGCCTTCAAGGACGTCTACCGTGAGCAGCTCGATGCCGCGCCGTGGGACGAGGCCGAGCGCGAGCGCGTCATCGACGAGGTGCTGCTCGCGTACCGCTTCAACACCGAGCTCTTCGAGGACCTCGACCGCGCCCGCGTCGCCGCCTGA
- a CDS encoding serine hydrolase, giving the protein MQLLSSRRWRAAAATAAVLGLVLTGCSSEGTFSYTPPDQVDAALPDDTAAALQGAVDNALAASGASGAIVGVWVPWSGTWVTATGTQNTAEGGELSTDMSFRIADVTRLMTCDVLYALADEGTVELDAPVPEYVSGVADMSDVTLVDLCNGTSGAGSSEATVKSAWLNTPERIWAPLELAGYGLGRARIAPHTTFRDSDAGYLLLGLALERASGMSARELIAEYVTEPLGLADTSLPGPVAAPPADGPVLKGNYMTAVEGGFTCAAPVDITTMSSSTGFTDSGAVSTITDLGRYIQAEAKQVLRTKDEPNRFGSPLPAYDKAPSWYQAAGGAYLVGSMIGQHGWTPGYATAAYSDPTTGFTVAVVLNDSTSGSRFAQQLSWELAAIASKAPAAAGETAPEFGLPYTAEQYHQATTEAAITCVPPAG; this is encoded by the coding sequence ATGCAGCTTCTCTCGTCGCGCCGGTGGCGCGCCGCAGCGGCCACGGCGGCCGTACTCGGTCTCGTCCTCACCGGATGCTCCTCCGAGGGCACCTTCAGCTACACGCCACCCGACCAGGTCGATGCGGCGCTGCCCGACGACACGGCCGCGGCGCTCCAGGGGGCCGTCGACAACGCGCTCGCCGCCTCGGGTGCCAGCGGTGCGATCGTCGGCGTCTGGGTGCCCTGGAGCGGCACCTGGGTGACCGCCACGGGAACGCAGAACACGGCGGAGGGCGGCGAGCTCTCCACCGACATGTCGTTCCGCATCGCCGACGTGACCCGGCTGATGACCTGCGACGTCCTCTACGCGCTCGCCGACGAGGGCACCGTCGAACTCGACGCCCCCGTGCCCGAGTACGTCTCGGGCGTCGCCGACATGTCCGACGTCACGCTCGTCGACCTCTGCAACGGCACGAGCGGCGCCGGGTCCTCCGAGGCCACGGTCAAGAGCGCCTGGCTGAACACGCCGGAGCGCATCTGGGCACCGCTCGAGCTCGCGGGCTACGGCCTCGGGCGGGCGCGCATCGCGCCGCACACCACCTTCCGCGACTCCGATGCGGGATACCTGCTCCTCGGGCTCGCCCTCGAGCGCGCGTCGGGGATGAGCGCGCGCGAGCTGATCGCCGAGTACGTCACCGAGCCGCTCGGCCTGGCAGACACCTCCCTCCCCGGGCCGGTCGCTGCTCCCCCCGCGGACGGGCCGGTGCTGAAGGGCAACTACATGACCGCGGTCGAGGGCGGATTCACCTGCGCCGCCCCGGTCGACATCACGACGATGTCGTCCAGCACCGGGTTCACCGACTCGGGTGCCGTGTCGACGATCACCGACCTCGGCCGCTACATCCAGGCGGAGGCCAAGCAGGTGCTCCGCACGAAGGACGAGCCGAACCGCTTCGGATCGCCTCTCCCCGCGTACGACAAGGCGCCCTCCTGGTATCAGGCCGCCGGTGGCGCGTATCTCGTCGGGTCGATGATCGGGCAGCACGGCTGGACGCCCGGGTACGCCACGGCGGCCTATTCCGACCCGACCACCGGCTTCACCGTCGCGGTCGTCCTGAACGACTCCACGAGCGGATCGCGGTTCGCCCAGCAGCTGTCCTGGGAACTCGCGGCGATCGCCTCCAAGGCGCCGGCAGCTGCCGGTGAGACGGCTCCCGAGTTCGGGCTGCCGTACACCGCGGAGCAGTACCACCAGGCGACGACGGAGGCGGCGATCACCTGCGTCCCGCCGGCCGGCTGA